One window of Halorussus sp. MSC15.2 genomic DNA carries:
- a CDS encoding ABC transporter permease, with product MSTDAENRSSARTAAGTPAPRVGTGTAVLAVVSVQLVAFAAALAVGYPGAYAGFAVLSAGAIAAYRNRGAFGVLAATLGTTLLVALGLPLLMLVARQDPALVAEMAADPAVQRALYLSVYAPLLAAIASVALGVPLALVLARGFPGQQLVESLVDLPLVVPHSVAGLAILFGFGKGGAFGGVKFTIPVVEFTFEFTVLQTMLGMVLAMTFVSAPFAVNAAREAFESVPTRVEWAARTLGANRFETFRRVSAPLAWRGVLTGGVLAWARAVSEFGAVAIVAYSVEFFYLPEGRSLSAQHAPVFIYNTYLSAGLDRSGAVATLLLALSAVVFLLVRTVAYDDGGWP from the coding sequence GTGAGCACAGACGCCGAGAATCGGAGTTCCGCGAGGACCGCCGCGGGGACGCCAGCGCCGCGAGTCGGCACCGGGACCGCAGTCCTCGCGGTCGTGTCGGTCCAACTCGTCGCGTTCGCGGCCGCGCTGGCGGTCGGCTACCCCGGGGCGTACGCCGGGTTCGCGGTCCTCTCGGCCGGAGCCATCGCGGCCTACCGGAACCGGGGCGCGTTCGGCGTCCTCGCGGCCACGCTCGGGACCACCCTGCTGGTCGCGCTCGGCCTGCCCCTGCTGATGCTGGTCGCCCGGCAGGACCCCGCGCTGGTCGCCGAGATGGCCGCCGACCCCGCGGTCCAGCGGGCGCTCTACCTCTCGGTGTACGCACCGCTGCTCGCCGCGATAGCCAGCGTCGCGCTCGGGGTACCGCTCGCGCTGGTCCTCGCGCGGGGGTTCCCCGGACAGCAGTTGGTCGAGAGTCTGGTGGACCTCCCGCTGGTCGTCCCCCACAGCGTCGCCGGTCTCGCCATCCTCTTCGGGTTCGGAAAGGGCGGCGCGTTCGGCGGCGTGAAATTCACGATTCCGGTCGTCGAGTTCACCTTCGAGTTCACCGTCCTCCAGACGATGCTCGGGATGGTGCTCGCCATGACGTTCGTCTCGGCACCCTTCGCGGTGAACGCGGCGCGCGAGGCGTTCGAGTCGGTCCCCACCCGCGTCGAGTGGGCGGCCCGGACCCTCGGCGCGAACCGCTTCGAGACGTTCCGGCGCGTGTCCGCCCCGTTGGCGTGGCGGGGCGTCCTGACCGGCGGGGTGCTGGCGTGGGCGCGGGCCGTCTCGGAGTTCGGCGCGGTGGCCATCGTCGCCTACAGCGTCGAGTTCTTCTACCTCCCCGAGGGCCGGAGCCTCAGCGCCCAGCACGCCCCCGTCTTCATCTACAACACCTACCTCTCGGCCGGACTCGACCGGTCGGGCGCGGTCGCCACCCTCCTGCTGGCGCTCTCGGCGGTCGTCTTCCTGCTCGTGCGAACAGTCGCCTACGACGACGGAGGGTGGCCGTGA
- a CDS encoding ABC transporter ATP-binding protein, which yields MSLDVDVSAAFTAEGAARFEVTADLSVADGETLVVLGPSGSGKSLLLETVAGFHDHEGRVALAGRDLTDAPPEDRGLGFVFQDYALFPHMTVRENVAFGERYHETRDPDDLLAEFGVADLADRYPPTLSGGEAQRVALARALAVRPDAFLLDEPLSALDVPTRQTLREVLADVLADETAMYVTHNRTTARAIADRVAVIRDGRIVQTGTPEAVFERPELSFVARFTGANCLELDAGTLAVPGDGGGLRFGDADGATHLAVRPEHVELNPGNPDFSAPVERVLREDGRCRLALDVAGQRLDAYAAAPPETGEVGVALPRDRVAVLSE from the coding sequence GTGAGCCTCGACGTCGATGTGTCCGCGGCCTTCACCGCGGAGGGCGCGGCCCGCTTCGAGGTGACCGCCGACCTCTCGGTCGCCGACGGCGAGACGCTGGTCGTCCTCGGGCCGAGCGGGTCGGGCAAGAGCCTCCTGCTCGAAACCGTCGCGGGGTTCCACGACCACGAGGGCCGGGTCGCCCTCGCGGGCCGGGACCTCACCGACGCGCCGCCGGAGGACCGCGGTCTCGGGTTCGTCTTTCAGGACTACGCGCTGTTCCCCCACATGACGGTCCGGGAGAACGTCGCTTTCGGCGAGAGGTACCACGAGACCCGCGACCCCGACGACCTGCTCGCGGAGTTCGGCGTGGCGGACCTCGCCGACCGCTACCCGCCGACGCTCTCTGGCGGGGAGGCCCAACGCGTCGCGCTGGCGCGGGCCTTGGCGGTCCGCCCCGACGCCTTCCTGCTGGACGAACCGCTCTCGGCGCTCGACGTGCCGACCCGCCAGACGCTCCGGGAGGTGCTGGCCGACGTGCTGGCCGACGAGACCGCGATGTACGTCACGCACAACCGGACCACGGCGCGGGCCATCGCCGACCGCGTGGCGGTCATCCGCGACGGGCGAATCGTCCAGACCGGCACGCCCGAGGCCGTCTTCGAGCGACCCGAGTTGTCGTTCGTCGCGCGGTTCACGGGCGCGAACTGCCTCGAACTCGACGCCGGGACGCTGGCAGTCCCCGGGGACGGCGGCGGCCTGCGGTTCGGCGACGCCGACGGAGCGACCCACCTCGCGGTCCGTCCGGAACACGTCGAACTAAACCCCGGGAATCCGGACTTCTCCGCGCCGGTCGAACGGGTCCTGCGGGAGGACGGCCGGTGTCGCCTCGCGCTCGACGTCGCGGGTCAGCGACTCGACGCCTACGCCGCGGCCCCGCCAGAGACCGGCGAGGTCGGGGTCGCGCTCCCCCGCGACCGAGTCGCCGTGCTGTCGGAGTAA
- a CDS encoding DUF5787 family protein, whose amino-acid sequence MREYPFELALCAHLEAREEAVVARQLGGGVREPGNRVLDVVCVEPGPGFEDRANLTPETVPRAAIESDVGVGRARDPVDAIDAPPERARRIAERAVEIGFFERAVDGGVRQVARYPDDWFGRLVAVENKPDLGDPGDLRLQLRKDAALALVDEVVLATESYVTGAHLNRIPDSVGVWRFDPETGDREVVRKTDPLPADDWGVELLDERPLRTDVAMISPDEKARRRRRTAERAYGKGWRPDEFPACAEVEVAEREGSPGLPYCRWKERVVNPATCGPDCPGHDPADPPEVDAAAARDDRTPWVAEPERKARRQSGLDRFG is encoded by the coding sequence GTGCGAGAGTACCCCTTCGAGTTGGCGCTGTGTGCCCACCTCGAAGCCCGCGAGGAGGCCGTCGTCGCCCGCCAACTCGGCGGCGGCGTCCGCGAACCCGGCAACCGCGTCCTCGACGTGGTCTGCGTCGAACCCGGTCCGGGGTTCGAGGACCGGGCGAATCTGACGCCGGAGACCGTCCCCCGCGCGGCCATCGAGAGCGACGTGGGCGTCGGGCGGGCACGCGACCCCGTGGACGCCATCGACGCGCCGCCCGAGCGCGCCCGCCGCATCGCGGAGCGGGCGGTCGAAATCGGCTTCTTCGAGCGCGCCGTCGACGGGGGCGTCCGACAGGTCGCGCGCTACCCCGACGACTGGTTCGGGCGGCTGGTCGCCGTCGAGAACAAGCCGGACCTCGGCGACCCCGGCGACCTGCGACTCCAGCTCCGGAAGGACGCCGCCCTCGCGCTCGTGGACGAGGTCGTCCTCGCCACCGAGAGCTACGTCACCGGCGCGCACCTCAATCGGATTCCCGATTCGGTCGGCGTCTGGCGGTTCGACCCCGAGACGGGCGACCGGGAGGTGGTCCGGAAGACCGACCCGCTCCCCGCCGACGACTGGGGCGTCGAACTCCTCGACGAACGCCCGCTCCGGACCGACGTGGCGATGATATCGCCCGACGAGAAGGCCCGGCGGCGCAGGCGGACGGCCGAGCGCGCCTACGGCAAGGGGTGGCGTCCGGACGAGTTCCCGGCCTGCGCCGAGGTCGAAGTCGCCGAGCGCGAGGGAAGCCCCGGCCTGCCCTACTGTCGCTGGAAGGAGCGGGTCGTCAACCCCGCGACGTGCGGTCCCGACTGTCCGGGCCACGACCCCGCGGACCCGCCCGAGGTGGACGCGGCGGCGGCGCGCGACGACCGGACGCCGTGGGTCGCGGAACCGGAGCGGAAGGCCCGGCGGCAGTCGGGACTCGACAGGTTCGGGTAG
- a CDS encoding universal stress protein, translating to MYDRILVPTDGSEQSPVATHALNVAELCDATVHALYVVDEKALDYQPSEAGREETRAARESEGEAALASIEAAAEDRGVEVVTAIEEGTPAQTIVEYADEQDAEMVVMGTHGRSGVDRYVLGSVTEQVVRTSEVPVLTVNLTRQDRAVRDAETATERAKDVLADEGHEVLEVPEQPYRESNTWLVRAVTADGDTFNVHIDAASGESRVAQIRSE from the coding sequence ATGTACGACCGCATTCTGGTCCCGACCGACGGGAGCGAGCAGTCGCCGGTCGCCACGCACGCGCTGAACGTGGCCGAACTCTGCGACGCGACCGTCCACGCGCTCTACGTCGTGGACGAGAAGGCGCTGGACTACCAGCCCTCGGAGGCGGGCCGCGAGGAGACGCGGGCGGCCCGCGAGTCCGAGGGCGAGGCGGCCCTCGCCAGCATCGAGGCGGCCGCCGAGGACCGCGGCGTCGAAGTCGTCACCGCCATCGAAGAGGGAACCCCGGCCCAGACCATCGTGGAGTACGCCGACGAGCAGGACGCCGAGATGGTCGTGATGGGCACGCACGGGCGTTCGGGCGTGGACCGGTACGTCCTCGGGAGCGTCACCGAACAGGTCGTCCGGACCAGCGAGGTGCCGGTGCTGACGGTTAACCTCACGCGCCAAGACCGAGCGGTCCGGGACGCCGAGACCGCGACCGAGCGCGCGAAGGACGTCCTCGCCGACGAGGGACACGAGGTCCTCGAGGTACCCGAGCAACCCTACCGCGAGAGCAACACGTGGCTCGTCCGTGCCGTCACCGCGGACGGCGACACGTTCAACGTCCACATCGACGCCGCCTCCGGCGAGTCGCGGGTCGCGCAAATTCGGAGCGAGTGA
- a CDS encoding TOBE domain-containing protein, with protein MDAGFEAHLRADGVEFDAADAELLRAVDDEGSLNRAADALGRSYSRAHQRLTALEDALGPLVARQRGGSGGGGSELTDEARDLLARFERLRAEFTGTAEVEETVLSGRVVSREGELATVETDAGRVRALAPSADEVQVAVRADAVTLNAPDDAPPEEATSARNRFAGTVAAIDAGEQVARVLVDVGADAPLAALVTMSSVEKLDLREGSAVVASFKATATRASPREV; from the coding sequence ATGGACGCCGGATTCGAGGCCCACCTCCGGGCCGACGGGGTGGAGTTCGACGCCGCGGACGCCGAACTCCTCAGGGCGGTGGACGACGAGGGGTCACTCAACCGGGCGGCCGACGCCCTCGGGCGGTCGTACTCCCGCGCCCACCAGCGACTCACCGCGCTGGAAGACGCGCTGGGTCCGCTCGTCGCGCGCCAGCGCGGCGGGTCGGGCGGCGGCGGGAGCGAACTCACCGACGAGGCCCGGGACCTGCTGGCCCGGTTCGAGCGCCTCCGCGCGGAGTTCACCGGCACGGCGGAGGTAGAGGAGACGGTGCTGTCGGGACGGGTGGTCTCGCGGGAGGGCGAACTCGCCACGGTCGAGACCGACGCCGGGCGGGTCCGGGCGCTGGCCCCGTCGGCCGACGAGGTGCAGGTCGCCGTCCGGGCCGACGCGGTGACGCTCAACGCGCCCGACGACGCGCCGCCCGAGGAGGCCACGAGCGCCCGGAACCGCTTCGCCGGGACCGTCGCGGCTATCGACGCCGGGGAGCAGGTCGCGCGCGTCCTCGTGGACGTGGGCGCGGACGCTCCGCTCGCGGCGCTGGTCACGATGTCGAGCGTCGAAAAACTCGACCTGCGCGAGGGGTCGGCGGTCGTGGCGTCGTTCAAGGCGACCGCGACCAGAGCGAGTCCGCGCGAGGTGTAG
- a CDS encoding extracellular solute-binding protein has protein sequence MREQRSRRALLKATGALGAVGLGGLAGCIGGQSSDGTATDETTTDAGTETDEAVTTEEADDTATPLADSMTVFHAGSLAPPFSAAEPKFEDEYGVTVNREAKGSVASTKKITAQGRKADVLGVSDFRLIRDRVVPDYGSWYAVFATNAMSLQYREDSPGADEIGPDNWWEILSRDDVTVGHSDPAIDPGGYRAVMAMQLGKEQLDGNRLYDDQTFQKIRDNMTVPTGTETKLEGQLKSGKLDYALYYRSIATQSGMPYVDLQPHVDLSKLSQKYAKHYAKATVNAGGTEYVGAPIAYGITVPSVAEAPARGAQWVEYMITEPGRKILKDNGLIPKQPAVVTKDGDVPDRVARHAEAKASVGPLQL, from the coding sequence ATGAGGGAACAACGCTCTCGGCGCGCCCTGCTGAAGGCGACCGGCGCGCTCGGCGCGGTCGGACTCGGGGGACTCGCCGGGTGTATCGGCGGCCAGTCGTCCGACGGGACAGCGACGGACGAGACGACCACCGACGCCGGGACCGAGACCGACGAAGCGGTGACCACCGAGGAGGCCGACGACACCGCGACGCCGCTCGCCGACTCGATGACCGTCTTCCACGCCGGAAGTCTCGCGCCGCCGTTCAGTGCGGCCGAACCGAAGTTCGAGGATGAGTACGGCGTGACGGTGAATCGAGAGGCGAAGGGGTCGGTCGCGTCCACGAAGAAAATCACCGCACAGGGCCGGAAAGCCGACGTACTGGGCGTCTCGGACTTCCGGCTCATCCGGGACCGCGTGGTGCCCGACTACGGCAGTTGGTACGCCGTCTTCGCCACCAACGCGATGTCGCTCCAGTACCGCGAGGACTCGCCCGGTGCCGACGAAATCGGCCCGGACAACTGGTGGGAAATCCTCTCGCGCGACGACGTGACGGTGGGCCACAGCGACCCGGCCATCGACCCCGGCGGCTACCGCGCGGTCATGGCGATGCAGTTGGGAAAGGAGCAGTTGGACGGAAATCGCCTCTACGACGACCAGACCTTCCAGAAGATACGGGACAACATGACCGTCCCGACCGGGACCGAGACCAAACTGGAGGGCCAGTTGAAGTCCGGCAAACTCGACTACGCCCTCTACTACCGGTCCATCGCCACTCAGTCGGGGATGCCGTACGTGGACCTCCAGCCCCACGTGGACCTCTCGAAACTGAGCCAGAAGTACGCGAAGCACTACGCGAAGGCGACGGTGAACGCGGGCGGCACCGAGTACGTCGGCGCGCCAATCGCGTACGGCATCACCGTGCCGAGCGTGGCCGAGGCGCCCGCCCGGGGCGCGCAGTGGGTCGAGTACATGATAACCGAACCGGGCCGGAAGATTCTGAAGGACAACGGTCTCATCCCGAAGCAACCCGCGGTCGTCACGAAGGACGGCGACGTGCCCGACCGCGTGGCCCGGCACGCGGAAGCAAAAGCTTCAGTGGGACCGCTCCAACTGTGA
- a CDS encoding LEA type 2 family protein, with product MGGTLGKIAAVFAVGLVVSAAGVGAAVSTGVVSPEPPTVESVENEWGEVSQERTGIRTDIVVNNPNGVGVPGVAGVSYDVAMNDVTVASGSSGGLSLSPGRNEVTLRTHIDNEKIPAWWASHINNGEKTTVSVRPSVEAAFLSKSLPSRDRTFETDMLSSFDSDANQSVTVGDRTLLTVVGTDASWGQATANRTPLRFSGTVRNPNGAPVTFSKLGYEVSMNDVTVAEGTTNGSVEIAANSTGTIDINSSLDNRKLDEWWVSHIRNDETTTLDVSVFAIEQTDDGTRRVPLPFLSQRVIFETDILAGGETNTRTVESANGFGFEPPVVESVERDWSATDSGTRFSNTVVVNNPNDANSTLADVALDAKYRVSLNDVTLFEDRTQSTLAPGRNELEFGGDVSDRTIQQWWVSHVENGERTALRTEGRALADLGFAELPVGLPAQNRTFETDMLGGFSGGDEEVTVQGRKVATLHDMSSQWGDPTMDRTPMVVSGEITNERSRPLTVVKFGYEVKANDVVLADNESHVGTTVPGQTTRSIDTKAYLDNDQIPKWWVGHLEGGERSELSVSYYAVVEYGGQQFTVELDSMSYTDTIETNAFGE from the coding sequence GTGGGTGGTACGCTCGGGAAGATAGCGGCTGTCTTCGCGGTCGGACTGGTCGTCTCCGCCGCCGGAGTCGGCGCGGCCGTCTCGACCGGCGTTGTGAGTCCCGAACCGCCGACCGTCGAATCGGTCGAGAACGAGTGGGGCGAGGTCTCACAGGAGCGAACCGGCATCCGGACCGACATCGTCGTCAACAATCCCAACGGAGTCGGCGTCCCCGGCGTGGCGGGCGTCTCCTACGACGTGGCGATGAACGACGTGACGGTGGCGTCGGGGTCGAGCGGCGGTCTCTCGCTGTCGCCCGGCCGCAACGAGGTGACGCTCCGGACTCACATCGACAACGAGAAGATACCGGCGTGGTGGGCCAGCCACATCAACAACGGCGAGAAGACGACCGTCTCGGTCCGACCGTCGGTAGAGGCCGCCTTCCTCTCGAAGAGTCTGCCGTCGCGCGACCGGACGTTCGAGACCGACATGCTCTCGTCGTTCGACAGCGACGCGAACCAGTCGGTGACGGTCGGCGACCGGACGCTGCTGACCGTCGTGGGGACCGACGCCTCGTGGGGTCAGGCCACCGCGAACCGGACGCCGCTCCGGTTCTCCGGGACGGTCCGCAACCCCAACGGCGCACCGGTCACGTTCTCGAAACTCGGCTACGAGGTGTCGATGAACGACGTGACGGTCGCGGAGGGGACCACGAACGGGAGCGTCGAAATCGCCGCGAACTCGACGGGCACCATCGACATCAACTCGTCGCTCGACAACCGGAAGTTGGACGAGTGGTGGGTCAGCCACATCAGAAACGACGAGACGACGACCCTCGACGTGTCGGTGTTCGCAATAGAGCAGACCGACGACGGGACCCGGCGCGTCCCGCTTCCGTTCCTCAGCCAGCGCGTCATCTTCGAGACGGACATCCTCGCTGGCGGGGAGACGAACACGCGGACGGTCGAGAGCGCGAACGGGTTCGGCTTCGAACCGCCGGTCGTGGAGTCGGTCGAGCGCGACTGGTCGGCGACCGACTCGGGGACCCGGTTCTCCAACACCGTCGTCGTGAACAACCCCAACGACGCGAACTCGACGCTGGCCGACGTGGCGCTCGACGCGAAGTACCGGGTGTCGCTCAACGACGTGACGCTGTTCGAGGACCGCACGCAATCGACGCTCGCGCCGGGCCGCAACGAACTCGAATTCGGTGGTGACGTGAGCGACCGGACCATCCAGCAGTGGTGGGTCAGTCACGTCGAGAACGGCGAGCGCACCGCCCTGCGGACGGAGGGCCGCGCGCTCGCGGACCTCGGCTTCGCCGAACTACCGGTCGGACTCCCCGCGCAGAACCGGACCTTCGAGACGGACATGCTCGGCGGGTTCTCGGGCGGCGACGAGGAGGTCACCGTCCAGGGTCGCAAAGTCGCCACGCTCCACGACATGAGTTCGCAGTGGGGCGACCCGACGATGGACCGAACGCCCATGGTGGTCTCCGGCGAAATCACCAACGAGCGCTCCCGACCGCTGACCGTCGTGAAGTTCGGCTACGAGGTGAAAGCGAACGACGTGGTGCTGGCGGACAACGAGAGCCACGTCGGCACGACGGTGCCGGGCCAGACGACCCGTAGCATCGACACGAAGGCGTACCTCGACAACGACCAGATACCGAAGTGGTGGGTCGGCCACCTCGAAGGCGGCGAGCGGTCCGAACTGTCGGTGTCGTACTACGCCGTAGTCGAGTACGGCGGCCAGCAGTTCACGGTCGAACTCGACTCGATGAGCTACACCGATACCATCGAGACGAACGCGTTCGGCGAATAG
- a CDS encoding carboxylate--amine ligase — MSPANDDGPSVLVPTGVAPYSYPCLRSLGRRGVHTVAASEHDHVPVFASRFCDETAALPSPDDDLLAYKDALVGLAAREDVETVIPVREYDAYLLSKYRDEFTDYVSLEVPDIDTLARVHDRVELAAAAEAADVPVPETRAFDDVEDWSGERILKSRYNLLADQYVETHAPSEAEEVNDVTHVRPGESPDREQLLAEMNHAPIVQEFVPSSDEYMFAALYDRGEPVATFQHRQIRGNSYTGGGGVYRESTYDPELERVARDLLGELDWHGLACIEYMEHAETGEYYLTEINPRMWQSLPSTVQAGADFPYYYWLQSQGREDEIDPDFELGVGSHLLYGELGYVASVLRDDSPLVERPTLRETAWEIGESVVRQPKFDFLRFDDPRPFVSGVVQTLSKGD, encoded by the coding sequence ATGTCTCCGGCTAACGACGACGGCCCGTCGGTCCTCGTTCCGACGGGCGTCGCGCCGTACAGTTACCCGTGTCTGCGGTCGCTCGGTCGGCGCGGCGTCCACACCGTCGCGGCGTCGGAACACGACCACGTCCCCGTGTTCGCCTCGCGGTTCTGCGACGAGACGGCCGCGCTCCCGTCGCCCGACGACGACCTGCTAGCGTACAAGGACGCGCTGGTGGGTCTCGCGGCGCGCGAGGACGTGGAGACCGTGATTCCCGTCAGGGAGTACGACGCCTACCTGCTCTCGAAGTACCGCGACGAGTTCACCGACTACGTCTCGCTCGAAGTGCCCGACATCGACACGCTAGCGCGGGTTCACGACCGGGTAGAACTCGCCGCCGCCGCGGAGGCCGCGGACGTGCCGGTGCCCGAGACCCGGGCGTTCGACGACGTCGAGGACTGGAGCGGCGAGCGCATCCTCAAGTCCCGGTACAACCTGCTGGCCGACCAGTACGTCGAGACGCACGCGCCGAGCGAGGCCGAGGAGGTGAACGACGTCACGCACGTCCGGCCCGGCGAGAGCCCCGACCGCGAGCAACTGCTGGCCGAGATGAACCACGCGCCAATCGTGCAGGAGTTCGTCCCGTCGAGCGACGAGTACATGTTCGCGGCGCTGTACGACCGCGGCGAACCGGTCGCCACGTTCCAGCACCGCCAGATTCGGGGGAACTCCTACACCGGCGGCGGCGGGGTCTACCGGGAATCGACGTACGACCCGGAACTCGAACGGGTGGCCCGCGACCTCCTCGGCGAACTCGACTGGCACGGACTGGCCTGCATCGAGTACATGGAACACGCCGAGACCGGCGAGTACTACCTGACCGAAATCAACCCCCGGATGTGGCAGTCGCTCCCCTCGACGGTGCAGGCGGGCGCGGACTTCCCCTACTACTACTGGCTCCAGTCGCAGGGGCGGGAGGACGAAATCGACCCCGACTTCGAACTCGGCGTGGGGAGCCACCTGCTGTACGGCGAACTGGGTTACGTCGCCAGCGTCCTCCGCGACGACTCGCCATTGGTGGAGCGCCCGACGCTCCGCGAGACGGCGTGGGAGATAGGCGAGTCGGTGGTCCGCCAGCCAAAGTTCGACTTCCTCCGTTTCGACGACCCGCGGCCGTTCGTCAGCGGCGTCGTCCAGACGCTCTCGAAGGGCGACTGA
- a CDS encoding ABC transporter substrate-binding protein: MTRRADGTDSRPVNRRDFLKAAGAGTAATSLSGYVGFQGKPTLEIWLSYYTEGETKRAYTDKIVNQFESQTGIGINITGVPYTDIVTKFRSARAAGNVPHLVEVMTRPGILAGDAGLIVNDLWQSSELADKTAEKIMKGHKVWGAQSTGKKGNLVTFPLGFRPFFSAWRKDWLDQADIDPSEVNYKAGSLHWQDDIKPIYERLNQTQLGQQQGFFPDTTGMKQSDEEYMSLYIPQHGGSLSGVVNVKGTEATIDSQAARNAIKMQFEFIDEGLFHENSINHGDEESTTLHWSGKIAVNHIQDSTDLWGDYLEEQPKAMKEGDYTWGLPMNAGTKAALAWLPSLGFIADGFSNQQEKDAAVRFLEWWIGDDQRAVQNSKKLGFVPVTPQTIQEEDFFGQTQTHTEFWRGACLGTLKEFRPAVIPAVPGASAVTYDIPRKMHQRISQMLRRGTGLDEAVNEATTQAAKEINQVLQENR, from the coding sequence ATGACAAGGAGGGCGGACGGCACCGACAGTAGACCAGTCAATCGGAGGGACTTCCTGAAAGCCGCCGGGGCGGGTACTGCGGCAACCAGTTTATCCGGGTACGTCGGGTTCCAAGGCAAACCGACGCTCGAGATATGGCTGTCGTACTACACCGAGGGCGAGACGAAACGGGCGTACACCGACAAGATAGTCAACCAGTTCGAGAGCCAGACCGGCATCGGAATCAACATCACGGGGGTTCCGTACACGGACATCGTCACCAAGTTCCGGTCGGCGCGGGCCGCCGGTAACGTTCCGCACCTCGTCGAGGTGATGACTCGGCCCGGCATCCTCGCTGGCGACGCGGGGCTTATCGTCAACGACCTCTGGCAGAGTTCCGAACTCGCCGACAAGACCGCCGAGAAGATTATGAAGGGTCACAAGGTGTGGGGTGCCCAATCGACGGGAAAGAAGGGTAACTTGGTGACCTTCCCGCTCGGGTTCAGGCCGTTCTTCAGCGCGTGGCGGAAGGACTGGCTCGACCAGGCGGACATCGACCCGAGCGAGGTCAACTACAAGGCCGGAAGCCTCCACTGGCAGGACGACATCAAACCGATTTACGAGCGCCTCAACCAGACGCAGTTGGGTCAGCAGCAGGGATTCTTCCCGGATACGACCGGGATGAAACAGAGCGACGAGGAGTACATGTCGTTGTACATCCCCCAGCACGGCGGGTCGCTCTCCGGCGTCGTCAACGTGAAAGGCACCGAAGCCACCATCGACAGTCAGGCGGCCCGGAACGCCATCAAGATGCAGTTCGAGTTCATCGACGAGGGGCTGTTCCACGAGAACTCCATCAACCACGGCGACGAGGAGTCCACGACGCTTCACTGGTCGGGGAAAATCGCCGTCAACCACATTCAGGACTCGACCGACCTGTGGGGCGACTACCTCGAAGAACAACCCAAGGCCATGAAGGAGGGCGATTACACGTGGGGGCTGCCGATGAACGCCGGTACCAAGGCGGCGCTGGCGTGGCTGCCGTCGCTCGGATTCATCGCGGACGGGTTCAGCAACCAGCAGGAGAAAGACGCCGCGGTCAGGTTCCTCGAGTGGTGGATTGGTGACGACCAACGGGCGGTCCAGAACTCGAAGAAGTTGGGGTTCGTCCCGGTCACACCCCAGACGATTCAGGAGGAGGACTTCTTCGGGCAGACCCAGACCCACACGGAGTTCTGGCGCGGTGCGTGTCTCGGGACGCTCAAGGAGTTCCGGCCCGCGGTGATTCCGGCGGTACCGGGCGCGAGTGCGGTCACCTACGACATTCCGCGCAAGATGCACCAGCGCATCTCGCAGATGCTGCGACGCGGCACGGGACTGGACGAGGCCGTCAACGAAGCGACGACGCAGGCCGCGAAGGAAATCAACCAAGTCCTACAGGAGAACCGGTAG
- a CDS encoding GNAT family N-acetyltransferase, producing MTEVRELAPEDAPELTVLYGEYEWWEDREVGDVRDALAETEVALGVFDDGHLAAAGRVLTDYTYYATVFDVVVAADRRGEGLGETLMDALVDYPDLQSVPGLSLLCRDGLVPFYESVGFEVYDREMEVPEGGTEELVRMTYAHDDS from the coding sequence ATGACGGAAGTCCGTGAACTCGCGCCGGAGGACGCACCGGAACTGACCGTACTCTACGGGGAGTACGAGTGGTGGGAAGACCGCGAGGTCGGAGACGTCCGCGATGCACTGGCCGAGACGGAGGTCGCCCTCGGGGTCTTCGACGACGGCCACCTCGCGGCCGCGGGGCGGGTGCTGACCGACTACACCTATTACGCGACGGTCTTCGACGTCGTCGTGGCCGCCGACCGCCGCGGCGAGGGCTTGGGCGAGACCCTGATGGACGCGCTCGTGGACTACCCCGACCTCCAGTCGGTTCCGGGTCTCTCGCTGCTCTGCCGGGACGGACTGGTCCCGTTCTACGAGTCGGTCGGCTTCGAGGTGTACGACCGCGAGATGGAGGTCCCCGAGGGCGGCACCGAGGAACTCGTGCGGATGACCTACGCCCACGACGACTCGTAG